The Platichthys flesus chromosome 5, fPlaFle2.1, whole genome shotgun sequence genome contains the following window.
CTCAACTTCTTTAAGTTCATTGTAGGGCTGCAACATTCTCTAATCACATGGTGCCCTGTCTTTTCAAAATGTTACCCACTCCTGCATGACACATTGTTGATCTATTTAGAAATTTGAAAATATACTGTCTTAAAATGGAATCAGAGAAAAGCGTGTTGTTGCATATAAAGTTTCATGTTTCCCTCAAGTTGTACTTGTAGCTGCCTCTTACTACCTAACTTCTTAAACAGAAAGAAGTAGACTTAACTCGGGTATCTATTTAGAGTGGTTGGTTTTTATTTCAgattgattaaaaacaaaatagagAGAATTTTTGTGATGTAATTGTTTTTGTCATATAAAACCAATGAATTTGTGAAGGAAGCAGTATCAATGGTTGTTTTCAAAGTTGTGAATGCAGGTGACGCAACTGAGGGCTACTTAATGTGTCATGGTAAATTCTATCTTCGTCTTCACTCACATTTGACGATAACAATCAAAATCATTAAATGGTTCATAACTGCCCTCAGTCAAAatcaaaatcacaaaataacagAAGAGGGAAAAAggtttgttctttaaaaaaatctaaacgaAGTTTCcaatatttttgtgtttaattcACCTGCAGCAACAATTTGGTtcatttaaacatcatctgtttctTGAAGCGTCGCACTGTAGCAGTGAattcccccccgcccccccagaCAATGCTTTCTCTTGTGCTAAATACATTTAACCTAAATTTTGAAGATTGTATGTCTACTAAATTGTTCTTCACTTGTTTTGTTCAGGGTGTTTGTCAACAGAAGTTTGGCGATGGAGAAGATTAAGTGCTTTGGCTTTGACATGGATTACACTTTAGCAGGTAAGTTGATCCACCTCATCTAACGAGTCCCCACTGGtactaaaaacaaaactgtttttTCATCACTGAACATCTCTTGGGTTTCAGACCTTTAACGTTAACACATCCCTTTAacagtgacttttttttttgattggcTGGTAGTGAATGTCAGGGTCATATTGAAGGACTTTGTTTTATCTGATTTGTCACCATTGTAATCGTGATAATCAAAAGAAatcctttgtttttaaatttgacaGATGTTTTAACATCTGTTGCAGCTTTTTATTATGCTACCcacacaaagctgcagctcaTTTTCAATATGATGTTATTTGTGTCCATGTTGGCGACATATTGAATTCATAGAACACTCAGACAAGGGCTAGAGTTATGTAAATTTTATTATCTGATTTGCCACTCTGCAATTGGAATAATCTATACAAATCTTTGGCTGTTGAATTTCTGCTGACCTGAGTTAAATGTAGATATTAAAGTCGACCGTATCTCATCTTCTTTAGCTCTTTACCAGGCTACCTCACAAGAACTGCAGCTTGTTGTCCACAAAATGTTATTTAGGTCAGTAGTGATGACATATTGAATACACTATAACTCTCAGATAACAGAATGTGAAGCATAGCTCTCTGGTAAACACAGTGAGTTGCACAGATATCTGTTTCTTACTGACCAGTAACCAGTCCAGAAATatccagatttctttttttttttggttctgTGACTCAGCTGCAGCTTTTGGTCTCTCCGTCTCTCGAAATAAATCTAGCCTCACTTTGAGAAGGAGGTCacgtttgtttgttgatttcacCCCTGATGGCTCCCTTGATAACGGGGATCACTCGTTGTCCCTCTTTGGCTCTGTACTCGTACTCTCACTCTGAGTGCAGGGGATTTTATGGACGCTCAGCTGTTGACATGGTTCTCTTTATGGGGGCTCATAACCAAGTGTTAATGTTGGCTAGAAGCGTGGCTATCGTGTATCATTGGAGGGCGTTCAGCGTTTGACCCCACAAATGCTTCATCAAGACGAGGGAGCTGGAAGATTCACGGAGAAGGGCTGCTGCTTAACCACAGGGCACCAGTATTTGTTTTAGAGGGTGTTAAAGACGGTTCAAATGTGCAAATTGCATAATTATCAGTGTGCACCCTTTCGAAAATGTTTTCCTAACGCATGCTTTCTTGACAAATCTTGGTATGGAAGAAATTTGCTGTGCCCGCCCCTCACACATCCCTGTCAACAGTTGTCACTTAATACTGAAAGCATACACAATTTCAGTGGTAAACTCAGTTTACAGAAATGTCACTGATATCTAGACCAGAGATGTTCACCAGAGTATTAAACagttaaagaaagttaaagaaATGATCCTCACTCACTTTTTTACTGACATTTTACTTATTAGTAGTAGTTCTGTCTGTAAACTATAGTCAGGATAAAAGTATGAACAGTTTATACAAAGAGTTTATCACTTGATCATTTCCTGCACGACAGAATGTTGTTTTGGGATGCATGTCCTAGAAAATTTTATTGATCTAAAACCATCAGCCCAAAAAATGTAGGTTACTTCTGTAACTCGTCTCCTTAAACCCTTTCAACAGTTGCGTCCACAAATGTCGAAAATCTGTAGGACATTGTAATCTAAATCAACATTGTGTGGGCAACATTGCCTCATGTGTTATTTGTCCTCCTGCAGGGAACAAACAGTCAGACGAGACtgtagctcacacacacacactcaggcccAGATTGCAGTTTTGTCCTAGTTTTCCAGCAGACTTTGGCTGCAATGTACGTCCCCAGGGCTGGAGGGAGGCTTTCTCATTTCTCCACGATTTGCTCCATCGTGTCATGAATCTGTGACAAAGCCCCACATTTAACACTTGAGGTGTTACTTTTTTAATGTAGGTTGACGTTTGACATGGTTCAGATAAATACTCCACCTGCGACTACTTCTATGATTTGGATTTAGCGCTCTACTAGTAGAAGGTTGGGGGTTGTTTACCTTGTTTATTTGTGAGGGGTGTGTGTTACATGTAGACCCAAGGTTATCCTAGACTGGCCTAGAAACTGAGGAGACGCCGCACACTCCAGCAGTAGGTGTATAATTATCTAGTAATGATCTCATCAGGGATACCAGGAGTAACAGATCCTTGGAGCTGAGGCTGTTTCTCACCTCAGCTCCAAGAAGATGGTCGCATGTATATACGTGTGTGCACTGACAGCCTAACATATGAGAAAGCTGTTACATCAAGAGTCAAAGACACAGCAAGAAAAGATAACACAACTTGCAGTGCTCACACAATTGTTCTAAACATCTGTTGATGAGACTTGCTTTGTTGTCTTGTTTACAAATGCATAGCACCTCCATGACTTGTCCCTCTGGTGTGCCTTTCATGGAAAAACACATCCACAAATCAGTCAATGGATTAGAGCTCAAGCAGACCAACCTTCTGAAATAGTGAGGGGTGTCTAGAATTACGTGTGAAAAGGATCCACTGTAAGCCCTGgtctcatgtgtctgtgtggaggcTTTAAGGGGAGGGTGAGCTTGTTTGTGCTTTAACAGTCTTTAAAGTCTTCTCTCTGAAATAAACGGTAAATAAGTCATttaaaaattagatttttagtTAGTCATTGTTTTTCAATGTGTGAGTATAAAGACACTTATGTTTTTAGAAGTAATTTATTAATACAGTGTCGTCAATTAAACACCCACATAGATGTAATGAGGCTTTTTGCCAAAATATTtgataaataatacatttttttttaaagctacatttttttctttttacatatttattgttagGTTTATGGATATTCGATTTTAGCGGAtttaaagggttagggttagggttataaaatcataattttgttactgtatatttaaacttttattgGTGCCTATTTAGATGTGAAAATGTAAGGTTATGGAAAAACAATGAGACCAATTGTTAAAGGACTTTAATGGTTCTCCGTCTTTACTTAACAGTGGTTTCATTCAGTTGAGTAGTTTTATCATAAAAGTTACTATCTTAACCTTGACTGATAAAGCCTTACATCTatcttaattattaattaattattatgaaacaaaacaacttcCTGATCCTAAACGAGCAACCTGACTGACTTTTATATAACTTCGACTGTGATGTGATCATACATCTCCTACTTTGGGTGAGGGTGGCAGAACTTTACAAGTGTCCCAAGGTCAGGAAGTGAAAAAAGCCGGCCAGCGAGCTAAAGCGAGAGTGATGATAGCAAAGGTGACGGACAGGGGAAACAGCTCTTAAAATAGGTTTCTTTGTAGCGCCTCAGAGCTTAAAGAGGAATATGACAAGTGAGCGAGGAGACGGATGATATTTAGTTGGTGTGTGCTACTGCTCTGGGCAGAGGGCCCAAATCCTCTGTTTGCTGGGAGACAACGGCCgcgcgggggggtggggggcctATGAGGGCGAGGGTAGGGGGTAGGTTAAATCACAAGAGGTTACGTGACTGTAATGCAGAAACTGGCTCAGCCTCACAGAGTGGGGTTGACAACAAAAGGACAAAGATTTACTGATGCCAAGATTCTCCTGTAACTTGCCTCTCTGGTTAATCCAGCATTCAAACATCCCATCAAGTGCACGCTCACACATTTTGCAGATCAGGTTTTTCCTGGGGTCCCCTGCAAACCGTCCTCTACCCAAacatcctcctcccctccagAGGCCTCCTGGCACCCCACTGGGAGCATAGACAAACCGGCAACAACACCAGTGCATACTCTGTCGCATATTTATAACATCTGACATGTTCTTTTCCCAGTGTCAAATAGCATTTTAATTCTCTGCCAGCCTTTTCCTAGTTTAGCACAAGTCTGGGGTTTTACTTTCAGAGCCCGTCcttggagaggagaggggggttgGTTGATACTGGAGAGTGAGAACACATTATCTGAATAGTGAGACAACCCCACACAGTCTGAAGTAGATGAGATTCTTGTGAAAAGTCACATGTACATGTTGTGTAACATGAGCCCGGTTCACAGTATGTCTGCTGTGTAATCCCCCACAGCTCATGTTCCTTTACTGTATACATGCCACATACTTCATTTAAACTTAACATGCATTCCACATGTTCTATCacaatgttttgatttgttaaattagaaaaaaaacacatttgtcttcAGTTGCCAGACCCCAAAGTCATATTTTAAAACTGTTGATAAGGAATATctaaaaatagattaaaaatagatattCAAGCTTCACCTGACTCTTATTTTCATTACCAATTGATACAGTTCATTATTTTGTCTATGAAATGGTAGAACATGTTCATGTTCCAAGAACTGAAGAGGAGGACATAGAATCATCCTGAAAAAGCAGAACTCTCTCACATTCGAAAGTTGTAATCAGACTATTTGTTATTTTGATGAAGGGCAAAGTAATTTTTATATAATGAAAACTGCTTGGTCTGACAATTGTCTAATGAATTTGTGTAAATGCCAGAGAAAGAACAAATATTAATATACCAAGCCTATTTCAGCAGAACCAAAACATTTGCTCAACCtctgtaaatgtgtttcattttagTGTACAAGTCACCGGAGTACGAGTCCCTCGGCTTTGAGCTCACCGTGGAGCGCATGGTCTCCATCGGCTACCCCCAGGAGCTGCTCAGTTTTGTGTACGACCCATCCTTTCCCACCAGGTCAGACCAATCACACCACAGAACACAGACATCATGATGGCCACAAGGTCAATGGCAAACCACTGTTTCTGTTGCCTCATCTCTAATCATTGTAGTCCCTCTTACTTTCTAACCTCAGAGGACATGCTGTCATACAACAAGGTTAACAAAAAACCATCACCTGCTTATAGTTCAGTCCTACTCTGAGTCTCTTTAGAACCTAAAACCTCTATGTGCTGATTATAACTATTGAATGTGACAAATTACAGCAGGTAATATGCCAGATCTTCTGACTTTATTGAGAGTCACTTTTATTCTGGTTTGTAGACTGAAACAATCATGTCTCTATTCCGACTTCCAGGGGCCTTGTGTTTGATACCATGTATGGAAACCTGTTGAAGGTAGATGCCTATGGTAATATCCTGGTCTGTTGCCACGGATTCAACTTCCTCCGAGGGTGAGCCATAGTAAAGAGTAATTTGGAGTAAAACCTATTTGTTTTTGACATTGGCTGCATTAAGCTGTTGTCCGTGCCATTTGTTTTCACAGGCCAGAGATACGTGAACGGTACCCAAACAAGTTCATCCAGAGAGATGATACCGAGCGCTTTTATATCCTTAACACACTCTTCAACCTGCCAGGTAAGGTCTCTGAACACTGACAACACCACAGGACTGATAAAGAACATTTTACGCAGTAAGAAAggtctttatttgtttgattaagCCGCAACCTCACCTCCAACTTTGATTTAAAGAGGGAGGGACACTTAACAAGGGCCTGCTGATTACAgtatatataaaacaataaaggcACACAAGTATGACTGTATACATCAGCAGATTATCCAAACTGTAATGgtactcagtagagtgcatacttTCACTAAGGGCCAACagtataaaagtaaaaccacatttaaattcactagatctagattttaatttggattcaCACCAATGGACAGAACTGGGGAGAATTTGTGAAAATCAAAAACGAATGCCCCTGTGATTCAGATCTGCCCCAAATTTTAAAGCTTCTTTCTTTGCCCATGTCCCATtacaaaaacatgcattttgCACACTATTGTGTGTCAATCAGAATGGATTATTTTATCTAATTTTTCAAGCTTCTGCAGATTGTTCCACAAGTGCCTTTCATAGTGTTTAAGAACCAGTTTCCCAGCCGCAGCAATCACAGGATTATTCTCAAGGACCAATTAGACATGGGAGCCAGTGCACTATGAAACTgatcaaatgttaaaaatatgtGTAAGATACCCAGGAAGTTGCTTTGTATATAAATAGGAATTTAGCACTGCTGTCTTCTCACTGCCACCTAGCTTTATCTTACAGTAAaccatgatgtttttatttttcttcacagaGACCTACCTCTTTGCATGCCTTGTGGACTTTTTCTCCAACTGTGACAGATACACAAGGTAAAAAACCTCTTGGTTACATTATCAATGTCGCAACACGTTTCTGGGCATCGCATGGTGACACAAAGACAGTTGCAAGCCAAACTGGGTCAAGAGCAAGCCCTACAGCATGGGAGGGTGCAGGGGTCTCAGCTGCTAATCTCAGCTAATTGTTTAAAAATGGAAATCAAATGGCAGACATGTCAGACAACCCTGTCTAATTTTCATTTTCCTTAACAATAATTAattcatctctgccactactAAATGTAGGAAAGCATGGACTCTCATCAGAATGagacaggaataaaaaaaaaaaatggtttcactAACTATTATTTTATCCTGATATCACTAAGAGATTATCTTTTAAATGGTACTATAGGTATAATAATGGCCTGTAAATTTGTTGAGAATGTAATCTGGAATGGCTGCATGTCCTTTGTCCTCTGAAACCTGGTTGTTGGTCTTTTAGGGGGAGAATGCTTTCCTGTTTGGCTGGGGACCCCTCCAACAAGGGAAGGCTATCCcatttaaaagcaaacaaaaaacaaatgtcatgcTTTTGAAAACCTTCAGTAAAGATGTGGCCTGTGCTACggctgtgtacgtgtgtgtctctgctcctcttcctcagctgtGAAACCGGCTTCAAAGATGGAGACCTCTTCATGTCCTACAAGAGCATGTTCCAGGACGTCCGCGACTCAGTTGACTGGATCCACTTCAAGGTAGGACTCGAACAACGAGTACgagctgtttacccctgaaactccaaaggTCCAAAACTCCAAAACTATCATGAAAACTCGTTGTGTTGCATTGATGGGGGGAAGGGTGGTAGGGGCGTTACCGGATGTTGCCATCAGACTTAAAAGGATAgctcacccagaaatgaaaattcactcattatctaatAGCTACTatgaggggtgggtgaagtgtttgagtccacaaaacccaATGGTTTTGTAACTATTACTGTTTGTTTTACTACTTCCTACTTGAGAAGGTCatattttttatgaaaacactATGTTATACATATTTGCAGTGTTTAGTCTGACACCTCTGTTTCTATTTGAAGGGTACACTGAAGGAGAAGACAGTTGAGAACCTGGAGAAGTATGTAGTGAGGGATGTGAGTATGTTTTATTCTTCAAGGACACACATGTATGAGAACACACTCTCAGTGTATGACACATTGTTGTTGAGCTCTGTGAAGGGTCTGGAGTTGTAAAGATGCCATGAGCTTcagtcttttcttctttccGTTTCCACCAGGGGaagctgcctctcctcctcagcagaATGAATGAGGTAGCCAAGGTTTTCTTGGCTACCAACAGTGACTTCAAATACACTgatgtgagtatgtgtgtgcagctgtgtcACAAGCTTCAATGTTAGGGGAAAAAAGAatttgattaataattaataatgattaataaatCCTGATTCATTTAGAAAGAAACAGTGGTTTTCAAACGACTGACTgacactgtctgtgtgttgtgttctcacAGAAAATCATGACCTACCTGTTTGACTTTCCTCATGGTCCCAAggtaaaattacattttattctcCCTCTGCTTTGATCACACTTTGAAATGTGTTGAATATGTATagatttttctgtgtgtgtgtgtgtttgtgtccaccaCAGCCTGGTTCCACCCACCGACCGTGGAAGTCCTACTTTGATCTGATCCTGGTGGACGCCAGGAAGCCGCTGTTCTTCGGCGAGGGGACGGTGCTCAGACAAGTCGACACGgtgagcagagacacaacatcCAGCTGAGACAAAGGAGGTTCTCACAGCTAACGCATGTTAGCACTGAGTGACGTGTCCGGACATGTTGCGACTCAGTTCCACCTGATCACAGTCTCGTTATATACAACTTTGTATGTATGCATACAGAAGAATCAATTCAGTACAAGGTGAAAAAATTAGCAGTGTCCAATCAGGACTGGTCATGTCCTCCTTTATGTCTGTTTATCAAGGCTTCACAGCCATGACAACTTCCTAAGTAGCCTGGATCCAAGAGTGCAAACGTTTTCACATTGATCCACTGTTACAGCGATTCAGTGGAAAAGACACAACTGAAGAAATTGACTCAGAAACATGTGCTACTTATTATGAGTTGTGTTTATTCTTCAGTACAGCAGGAACAGCCTTGTAAcataattttgttattttttttaatactaaAAGTATTAAttgattcaatttaattcattttaaacaagCAGGGACAAATAGCACTGCCACTCTAAAAAAaacttatttaaataaagtaaaaagattaaaaagcagAGATCATTCAAAGAACCTTATGGGAATCGGTGGCGAAAATatattattgaaattaaacaagcATATTTCAAAACATTGTTCTATGTAATCTGTAGAatttaattaaagttattatgaGGCTACAGACGTCTGTGTTCAAAATATCAAGTCGATATTCacagtaaaaaatgttttgttactgTCCCTCCACTGCAGCTCAGCAATGAAAGACTGTCCAGGGAAACACAAAAGATGTTTATGGCTTTAAAAAGCCGGTTTCCATGTAAATATGTGTTCAAGCATAATGTTGCTTTTCGTGAAACTGACCCTGTTAGTGCCAAGATTCCTAACAGTTGTTTGTTTTCGTCATTTCAGACAACAGGGCGTCTGAAGATAGGAACCTACACAGGACCTCTGCAGCATGGGATAGTCTACTCTGGAGGTGAGATTACATTTCCTTTCAGTCATTCACTCTGGGACATAGCCATCGGTTGTCTCTAATAGCTTTAAAATGTCGCTCAGGTTCGTCAGACATCGTGTGCGACCTCCTGGGAGCCAAGGGGAAGGACATCGTGTACATCGGGGACCACATCTTCGGAGACATCCTGAAGTCCAAGAAGCGTCAAGGCTGGAGGACGTTCCTGGTCATACCTGAGCTGGCCCAGGAACTGCACGTGTGGACCGACAAGAGCTGTGAGTTTTTTAGACtgactcataaacacacacacgcactcacagtGACGTGTGGAAATCAGAATTTGGCTGAACGTACAGATGGGTTCACATGTGTTTGCAGTTGCATCAGACTATTTCCAAGTATCGCAGTGCAACAGAAAAAGGACTCAGCAGGGACTTGACCTAGAACAGAAGCTGCAACGTCAGACCTTGTGTAAAAAATCTCTTTAAAGTTATACATGACTTTATTTTGACAACAAGTTCAGCTCTGATTCTGTAGCAATCACGCACCACATATTCACAGAATCAAGCTCATTTACACATGAGCGGACTGAAGCTGAACAACATGTGCACTGTTCATCTGATGAGACAGGGATTCACCCTCTTCTCCTGTTTTCCAGCTTTATTTGAAGAACTGCAAGGCCTGGAAATTTTCTTGGCTGAACTCTACAAGTAAGAAATGTGACCTTTACCCTCCTTTACCCCCTCCCCTCTTGTTCCCTTTCCCTCTCCATTCACTGTATCCCACCCTCTTATTCAACCTCTGGCTCTTGGACCAGTTCTGCTGCTCcctgctctctgcagcagccgTGTTCGTTTGCATGCATGCGAAAACACGTGTCTGCGAGAGAGGACAGGATGAATAGGGTAAAGTCTAAGGGTCGGCTCTCGCCCTCCGCCCGATAACTGAGTTCGCTGACGTTATTTATAGCCCTGGCACACCCTGCTGTTAGATCACTTCTTTGACACGTTACCTTTCAGCAGTCTGATATCATCTCCATTCTCCCCACCCCCTCCCGAACCTCCGTCCTGACCggatcttctctctctcccctgtccttCCCCAGACATctggacagcagcagcaacgaGAGGCCAGACATCAGCACTCTTCAGGGAAGAGTCAAGGTACAGCCCTAATCACCTCCGTTTCTATGACGACCGGAGACATGTCCACATGTGTTTGACACAAACAGGCCTCGTTATCAGTGCCCACATTTGCATTGTGTCTACAATTCATTAATCATTAACCATTCTTCCAACTTATATTGTTTTCAGTGAATATTGTCTGTGTGATGAAATAAATCCAATCACATAACGGCCCCAATGCCCTTGATAAACACACTGCACAGTTAAAAGTGGGTAAACATCCACGTTATCTTGATAACAAGGCTCACCAGTgacttctcttctccctctcgccCTTTTAGAAAGTGACACACGACATGGACATGTGCTACGGCATGATGGGTAGCCTTTTCCGCAGTGGCTCCAGACAGACCCTGTTTGCCTCCCAAGTGATGCGCTACGCCGACCTGTACGCCGCCTCCTTCATCAATCTGCTGTACTACCCCTTCAGCTACCTCTTCCGGGCCGCACATGTACTGGTGAGGCTCTGACTGTGACGAGAGCGAGTGTAGCGAGTGTAATGAACCATAAACCACCAAAGATACCACAAGCACGCTGTTATACAGATAGAGAAGTCCTGTCTCTAAATCGTAGGAAGACATTTGCTCCTGTCGATGTTCTCCTCGAATCATTTgtcttaaacattttctttctcatgaAAGATCTAACATGAGTCTCAGTGTTTATCCCTTACTGCATAAATTTACCATCACTCAACCAATCATGTTGAGCTCAGCAGCATCAAACTCCCAGATTCACTCGTGGTCGTCTCTGCTGAAAGTTTCCCTCCTTCACTGATCTCATCCATCTGTGTAGTCATTCCTCATCAGACTATCAGACCTCCATTAAAGTGTTCACAGGCCTTTGGGATACTACTACAAATGTGAAGGAGCATGTGTAAAATCTTTGTGTGGCTCCAGAAGGAACTGTGTTCAATCTGATCAAATCGATGAGATGAACACTACGAATTATGTGGATGTGAAGTTAGAAAGAATTCATTCTATGTCTTTATTTGGTTTCTCATCTTTGTTAGAAAATAACAGCTGGAGACAAGAAGCCTAGAACCACTGGTATTACGCACCTTAAGATgcgttgcattgtgggtacTGTAGGCACCAGTTTTTACCAAGAAACAATAATGCGTTCAAAAAAGTTGCAGCATCAAGTTGAATTAGAGTGCAGCGCTAAATCAGTAGATTAATCCTTTAAAATGGTTATTATAACCGATTTTTCAATCTAGGACTGATGTTGATTGTGTGATGATGTTTTCTATgcaacacatatttatattttggagGTGCAACATTTGTTAGAACCATCTGTCTCGACTGACAACTTTGACAACTGACATGGATCCGGTCACTTTTTCTCCTCCCCCAGATGCCCCATGAGTCGACGGTGGAACACACCCACgtggacatggacatggagtCGCCGCTGGCCACGCGCAACCGCACCCACTGCAACGACTGCAAGGACATGGAGTGCAAACGCAACCAGCTGACCCGCTCCTTCAGTGAGATCAAACCTCCCAACCTCTTCCCCCAGACCCCCCAAGAGATCACTCACTGCCACGATGAAGATgacgacgaggaggaggaagaggaggaggaggaggaagaggaagaagaagaggaggaggaggaggaggaggaggaggaagagtaatAAGGTGGACATGGAGACGAGAGCCATAATCCTGCTCCTGCCTTCCAATGTTTCCCAGTAGAGTCAGTTGATCTCTCAGAGtgaggcagagagga
Protein-coding sequences here:
- the nt5c2b gene encoding cytosolic purine 5'-nucleotidase isoform X1, which codes for MTTSWSDRLQNYADLPANMDRLSMKKYRREPYHRVFVNRSLAMEKIKCFGFDMDYTLAVYKSPEYESLGFELTVERMVSIGYPQELLSFVYDPSFPTRGLVFDTMYGNLLKVDAYGNILVCCHGFNFLRGPEIRERYPNKFIQRDDTERFYILNTLFNLPETYLFACLVDFFSNCDRYTSCETGFKDGDLFMSYKSMFQDVRDSVDWIHFKGTLKEKTVENLEKYVVRDGKLPLLLSRMNEVAKVFLATNSDFKYTDKIMTYLFDFPHGPKPGSTHRPWKSYFDLILVDARKPLFFGEGTVLRQVDTTTGRLKIGTYTGPLQHGIVYSGGSSDIVCDLLGAKGKDIVYIGDHIFGDILKSKKRQGWRTFLVIPELAQELHVWTDKSFASDYFQVSQCNRKRTQQGLDLEQKLQRQTLSLFEELQGLEIFLAELYKHLDSSSNERPDISTLQGRVKKVTHDMDMCYGMMGSLFRSGSRQTLFASQVMRYADLYAASFINLLYYPFSYLFRAAHVLMPHESTVEHTHVDMDMESPLATRNRTHCNDCKDMECKRNQLTRSFSEIKPPNLFPQTPQEITHCHDEDDDEEEEEEEEEEEEEEEEEEEEEEEEE
- the nt5c2b gene encoding cytosolic purine 5'-nucleotidase isoform X2, which translates into the protein MTTSWSDRLQNYADLPANMDRLSMKKYRREPYHRVFVNRSLAMEKIKCFGFDMDYTLAVYKSPEYESLGFELTVERMVSIGYPQELLSFVYDPSFPTRGLVFDTMYGNLLKVDAYGNILVCCHGFNFLRGPEIRERYPNKFIQRDDTERFYILNTLFNLPETYLFACLVDFFSNCDRYTSCETGFKDGDLFMSYKSMFQDVRDSVDWIHFKGTLKEKTVENLEKYVVRDGKLPLLLSRMNEVAKVFLATNSDFKYTDKIMTYLFDFPHGPKPGSTHRPWKSYFDLILVDARKPLFFGEGTVLRQVDTTTGRLKIGTYTGPLQHGIVYSGGSSDIVCDLLGAKGKDIVYIGDHIFGDILKSKKRQGWRTFLVIPELAQELHVWTDKSSLFEELQGLEIFLAELYKHLDSSSNERPDISTLQGRVKKVTHDMDMCYGMMGSLFRSGSRQTLFASQVMRYADLYAASFINLLYYPFSYLFRAAHVLMPHESTVEHTHVDMDMESPLATRNRTHCNDCKDMECKRNQLTRSFSEIKPPNLFPQTPQEITHCHDEDDDEEEEEEEEEEEEEEEEEEEEEEEEE